The genomic DNA TGGCCGAACGCATCCTGACCGACCTTAGCCGTGCAGAAGAAGACGTGCGGCGCATGAACGCCAACGTCCAGCATGTGGTGCGTCTGTCGGTCGAAGCTTACAGCAACTATCGCTGGTTGCCTTCTTTCATCAAATATATGAAATCGCGCACCGACGGGATCGATATCCAGATCATGGCGGGCGCACGTAGCGATCCGCTGACCGGTCTTTTGAACCGGCATCTGGACATTGCGATTACTTCGGGCACGGTTTCGCAAGCGGGGCTCAGCAGCATCAAACTGTTCGATGACCCCCTGCTTTACATCATGCCACCGTCGCACCGACTGGCCGAGCGTGCATATGTCGAAGGCTCAGATATCGTAGGAGAGCCCTTTATCACTTATACAAAGATCCCAGAACCCGACCGGGAATTTGCATTGCTGTTCCGCCCGACGGACAGTTACCCGAAATGGGCTGCAACCGTTGAACTGCCCGAGGCAATTGTCGAGTTGGTCGCCTCGGATCTGGGCACAAGCGTGCTGTCCAACTGGGCGCTGCAATCCGCGCTGAAAGAAG from Ruegeria sp. HKCCD4315 includes the following:
- a CDS encoding LysR family transcriptional regulator; protein product: MKPLLDLRHLQLIQAINETGRITDAAKKLGVTPSALSHRLREAERRLDVPLFTRMHKKLRRTPAADYMAIVAERILTDLSRAEEDVRRMNANVQHVVRLSVEAYSNYRWLPSFIKYMKSRTDGIDIQIMAGARSDPLTGLLNRHLDIAITSGTVSQAGLSSIKLFDDPLLYIMPPSHRLAERAYVEGSDIVGEPFITYTKIPEPDREFALLFRPTDSYPKWAATVELPEAIVELVASDLGTSVLSNWALQSALKEGRIVGAQVTQDGITVPWHAVLRSEDLEEGDPIHQIAELLSEWCGLPGCGFHIT